One genomic window of Chelonoidis abingdonii isolate Lonesome George chromosome 5, CheloAbing_2.0, whole genome shotgun sequence includes the following:
- the UFSP2 gene encoding ufm1-specific protease 2 isoform X2, which produces MSTVLTDVVILETMDILFRIRGGLDLAFQLDTTDETSAKKAVKYVFSDLSTKLSSNVLVLRICHSSVYVWPNSSMNTVPSELTDNSVCKEIIRFIQFDQEDETKRKLAKKKDKKFQDTQIVNVDLMLEMTSPLAAVAPVIERENKRHHYVNMTLPIDVVVSVSPEEPWRNVRNLLVNAIHQQLTDMERCILKYMKGTSIVVPEQFHFMLPGKKHLVTISYPTGILDNQLETYRKELHELFHLPSDRPYLRRANAYHFPDEPYKDGYLRNPHIYLNPPGTEAGMVYLVHGVYSYHHYMQDRIDDNGWGCAYRSLQTICSWFKHQGYTEKSIPTHKEIQQALVDVEDKPAAFVGSRQWIGSVEVQLVLNQLLGITSKILFVSQGSELASQGRELANHFKTEGTPVMIGGGVLAHTILGVAWNEVTGHIKFLILDPHYTGAEDLHVILEKGWCGWKGPDFWSKDAYYNLCLPQRPKTI; this is translated from the exons ATGAGTACGGTGCTGACAGACGTG GTAATTCTGGAAACTATGGACATACTCTTTAGAATAAGAGGAGGCCTAGATCTTGCATTTCAGCTGGATACTACTGATG AGACTTCAGCGAAAAAGGCAGTAAAATACGTTTTCAGTGATCTGTCGACCAAACTGTCTTCAAATGTGCTGGTTTTAAGAATTTGCCATAGTTCAGTGTATGTATGGCCTAACAGCAGTATGAACACAGTTCCATCAGAACTGACTGATAATTCTGTTTGTAAGGAGATAATACGATTTATTCA ATTTGACCAAGAAGATGAGACTAAAAGAAAACTTGCAAAAAAGAAGGATAAAAAGTTCCAAGATACG CAGATAGTAAATGTAGACCTTATGTTGGAAATGACATCTCCTTTGGCAGCTGTAGCCCCAGTCATTGAAAGGGAAAACAAGAGACACCACTATGTTAACATGACCTTACCAATTGATGTTGTTGTTTCTGTTTCTCCAGAAGAGCCATGGAGGAA TGTACGAAATCTCCTGGTGAATGCAATTCATCAGCAACTAACTGATATGGAAAGATGCATTTTGAAATATATGAAGGGAACATCTATTGTGGTACCTGAACAATTTCACTTCATGCTACCAGGAAAAAAGCACCTTGTAACAATTTCGTATCCTACAGGAATTTTAGATAATCAGCTAGAGACTTACAGAAAG GAATTACATGAACTGTTCCATCTGCCCTCTGATAGACCATATTTAAGAAGAGCGAATGCTTATCACTTTCCAGATGAACCGTATAAAGATGGATATCTCAGAAATCCACACATATATCTCAATCCACCTGGCACAGAGGCCGGTATG GTATATTTGGTACATGGTGTATATAGTTATCATCACTATATGCAGGATCGGATAGATGATAATGGCTGGGGATGTGCCTACCGGTCTCTGCAGACTATCTGTTCATGGTTCAAACATCAGGGTTACACAGAGAAATCTATACCTACACACAAGGAGATTCAACAG GCACTTGTTGATGTTGAAGACAAACCAGCTGCATTTGTTGGTTCGCGGCAGTGGATTGGCTCTGTTGAGGTACAACTTGTATTGAACCAATTATTAGGAATAACTTCAAAAATACTGTTTGTCAG CCAGGGTTCTGAGCTAGCTTCTCAGGGAAGAGAACTTGCTAATCATTTCAAGACTGAAGGAACTCCAGTTATGATTG GTGGAGGCGTTCTGGCTCACACAATACTAGGAGTGGCATGGAATGAGGTTACAGGACACATTAAATTTCTGATTCTAGACCCACATTACACTGGTGCAGAAGATCTGCATGTTATCTTGGAAAAG
- the UFSP2 gene encoding ufm1-specific protease 2 isoform X1, with the protein MSTVLTDVVILETMDILFRIRGGLDLAFQLDTTDETSAKKAVKYVFSDLSTKLSSNVLVLRICHSSVYVWPNSSMNTVPSELTDNSVCKEIIRFIQFDQEDETKRKLAKKKDKKFQDTQQIVNVDLMLEMTSPLAAVAPVIERENKRHHYVNMTLPIDVVVSVSPEEPWRNVRNLLVNAIHQQLTDMERCILKYMKGTSIVVPEQFHFMLPGKKHLVTISYPTGILDNQLETYRKELHELFHLPSDRPYLRRANAYHFPDEPYKDGYLRNPHIYLNPPGTEAGMVYLVHGVYSYHHYMQDRIDDNGWGCAYRSLQTICSWFKHQGYTEKSIPTHKEIQQALVDVEDKPAAFVGSRQWIGSVEVQLVLNQLLGITSKILFVSQGSELASQGRELANHFKTEGTPVMIGGGVLAHTILGVAWNEVTGHIKFLILDPHYTGAEDLHVILEKGWCGWKGPDFWSKDAYYNLCLPQRPKTI; encoded by the exons ATGAGTACGGTGCTGACAGACGTG GTAATTCTGGAAACTATGGACATACTCTTTAGAATAAGAGGAGGCCTAGATCTTGCATTTCAGCTGGATACTACTGATG AGACTTCAGCGAAAAAGGCAGTAAAATACGTTTTCAGTGATCTGTCGACCAAACTGTCTTCAAATGTGCTGGTTTTAAGAATTTGCCATAGTTCAGTGTATGTATGGCCTAACAGCAGTATGAACACAGTTCCATCAGAACTGACTGATAATTCTGTTTGTAAGGAGATAATACGATTTATTCA ATTTGACCAAGAAGATGAGACTAAAAGAAAACTTGCAAAAAAGAAGGATAAAAAGTTCCAAGATACG CAGCAGATAGTAAATGTAGACCTTATGTTGGAAATGACATCTCCTTTGGCAGCTGTAGCCCCAGTCATTGAAAGGGAAAACAAGAGACACCACTATGTTAACATGACCTTACCAATTGATGTTGTTGTTTCTGTTTCTCCAGAAGAGCCATGGAGGAA TGTACGAAATCTCCTGGTGAATGCAATTCATCAGCAACTAACTGATATGGAAAGATGCATTTTGAAATATATGAAGGGAACATCTATTGTGGTACCTGAACAATTTCACTTCATGCTACCAGGAAAAAAGCACCTTGTAACAATTTCGTATCCTACAGGAATTTTAGATAATCAGCTAGAGACTTACAGAAAG GAATTACATGAACTGTTCCATCTGCCCTCTGATAGACCATATTTAAGAAGAGCGAATGCTTATCACTTTCCAGATGAACCGTATAAAGATGGATATCTCAGAAATCCACACATATATCTCAATCCACCTGGCACAGAGGCCGGTATG GTATATTTGGTACATGGTGTATATAGTTATCATCACTATATGCAGGATCGGATAGATGATAATGGCTGGGGATGTGCCTACCGGTCTCTGCAGACTATCTGTTCATGGTTCAAACATCAGGGTTACACAGAGAAATCTATACCTACACACAAGGAGATTCAACAG GCACTTGTTGATGTTGAAGACAAACCAGCTGCATTTGTTGGTTCGCGGCAGTGGATTGGCTCTGTTGAGGTACAACTTGTATTGAACCAATTATTAGGAATAACTTCAAAAATACTGTTTGTCAG CCAGGGTTCTGAGCTAGCTTCTCAGGGAAGAGAACTTGCTAATCATTTCAAGACTGAAGGAACTCCAGTTATGATTG GTGGAGGCGTTCTGGCTCACACAATACTAGGAGTGGCATGGAATGAGGTTACAGGACACATTAAATTTCTGATTCTAGACCCACATTACACTGGTGCAGAAGATCTGCATGTTATCTTGGAAAAG
- the UFSP2 gene encoding ufm1-specific protease 2 isoform X3 produces the protein MDILFRIRGGLDLAFQLDTTDETSAKKAVKYVFSDLSTKLSSNVLVLRICHSSVYVWPNSSMNTVPSELTDNSVCKEIIRFIQFDQEDETKRKLAKKKDKKFQDTQQIVNVDLMLEMTSPLAAVAPVIERENKRHHYVNMTLPIDVVVSVSPEEPWRNVRNLLVNAIHQQLTDMERCILKYMKGTSIVVPEQFHFMLPGKKHLVTISYPTGILDNQLETYRKELHELFHLPSDRPYLRRANAYHFPDEPYKDGYLRNPHIYLNPPGTEAGMVYLVHGVYSYHHYMQDRIDDNGWGCAYRSLQTICSWFKHQGYTEKSIPTHKEIQQALVDVEDKPAAFVGSRQWIGSVEVQLVLNQLLGITSKILFVSQGSELASQGRELANHFKTEGTPVMIGGGVLAHTILGVAWNEVTGHIKFLILDPHYTGAEDLHVILEKGWCGWKGPDFWSKDAYYNLCLPQRPKTI, from the exons ATGGACATACTCTTTAGAATAAGAGGAGGCCTAGATCTTGCATTTCAGCTGGATACTACTGATG AGACTTCAGCGAAAAAGGCAGTAAAATACGTTTTCAGTGATCTGTCGACCAAACTGTCTTCAAATGTGCTGGTTTTAAGAATTTGCCATAGTTCAGTGTATGTATGGCCTAACAGCAGTATGAACACAGTTCCATCAGAACTGACTGATAATTCTGTTTGTAAGGAGATAATACGATTTATTCA ATTTGACCAAGAAGATGAGACTAAAAGAAAACTTGCAAAAAAGAAGGATAAAAAGTTCCAAGATACG CAGCAGATAGTAAATGTAGACCTTATGTTGGAAATGACATCTCCTTTGGCAGCTGTAGCCCCAGTCATTGAAAGGGAAAACAAGAGACACCACTATGTTAACATGACCTTACCAATTGATGTTGTTGTTTCTGTTTCTCCAGAAGAGCCATGGAGGAA TGTACGAAATCTCCTGGTGAATGCAATTCATCAGCAACTAACTGATATGGAAAGATGCATTTTGAAATATATGAAGGGAACATCTATTGTGGTACCTGAACAATTTCACTTCATGCTACCAGGAAAAAAGCACCTTGTAACAATTTCGTATCCTACAGGAATTTTAGATAATCAGCTAGAGACTTACAGAAAG GAATTACATGAACTGTTCCATCTGCCCTCTGATAGACCATATTTAAGAAGAGCGAATGCTTATCACTTTCCAGATGAACCGTATAAAGATGGATATCTCAGAAATCCACACATATATCTCAATCCACCTGGCACAGAGGCCGGTATG GTATATTTGGTACATGGTGTATATAGTTATCATCACTATATGCAGGATCGGATAGATGATAATGGCTGGGGATGTGCCTACCGGTCTCTGCAGACTATCTGTTCATGGTTCAAACATCAGGGTTACACAGAGAAATCTATACCTACACACAAGGAGATTCAACAG GCACTTGTTGATGTTGAAGACAAACCAGCTGCATTTGTTGGTTCGCGGCAGTGGATTGGCTCTGTTGAGGTACAACTTGTATTGAACCAATTATTAGGAATAACTTCAAAAATACTGTTTGTCAG CCAGGGTTCTGAGCTAGCTTCTCAGGGAAGAGAACTTGCTAATCATTTCAAGACTGAAGGAACTCCAGTTATGATTG GTGGAGGCGTTCTGGCTCACACAATACTAGGAGTGGCATGGAATGAGGTTACAGGACACATTAAATTTCTGATTCTAGACCCACATTACACTGGTGCAGAAGATCTGCATGTTATCTTGGAAAAG
- the UFSP2 gene encoding ufm1-specific protease 2 isoform X5, with protein MNTVPSELTDNSVCKEIIRFIQFDQEDETKRKLAKKKDKKFQDTQQIVNVDLMLEMTSPLAAVAPVIERENKRHHYVNMTLPIDVVVSVSPEEPWRNVRNLLVNAIHQQLTDMERCILKYMKGTSIVVPEQFHFMLPGKKHLVTISYPTGILDNQLETYRKELHELFHLPSDRPYLRRANAYHFPDEPYKDGYLRNPHIYLNPPGTEAGMVYLVHGVYSYHHYMQDRIDDNGWGCAYRSLQTICSWFKHQGYTEKSIPTHKEIQQALVDVEDKPAAFVGSRQWIGSVEVQLVLNQLLGITSKILFVSQGSELASQGRELANHFKTEGTPVMIGGGVLAHTILGVAWNEVTGHIKFLILDPHYTGAEDLHVILEKGWCGWKGPDFWSKDAYYNLCLPQRPKTI; from the exons ATGAACACAGTTCCATCAGAACTGACTGATAATTCTGTTTGTAAGGAGATAATACGATTTATTCA ATTTGACCAAGAAGATGAGACTAAAAGAAAACTTGCAAAAAAGAAGGATAAAAAGTTCCAAGATACG CAGCAGATAGTAAATGTAGACCTTATGTTGGAAATGACATCTCCTTTGGCAGCTGTAGCCCCAGTCATTGAAAGGGAAAACAAGAGACACCACTATGTTAACATGACCTTACCAATTGATGTTGTTGTTTCTGTTTCTCCAGAAGAGCCATGGAGGAA TGTACGAAATCTCCTGGTGAATGCAATTCATCAGCAACTAACTGATATGGAAAGATGCATTTTGAAATATATGAAGGGAACATCTATTGTGGTACCTGAACAATTTCACTTCATGCTACCAGGAAAAAAGCACCTTGTAACAATTTCGTATCCTACAGGAATTTTAGATAATCAGCTAGAGACTTACAGAAAG GAATTACATGAACTGTTCCATCTGCCCTCTGATAGACCATATTTAAGAAGAGCGAATGCTTATCACTTTCCAGATGAACCGTATAAAGATGGATATCTCAGAAATCCACACATATATCTCAATCCACCTGGCACAGAGGCCGGTATG GTATATTTGGTACATGGTGTATATAGTTATCATCACTATATGCAGGATCGGATAGATGATAATGGCTGGGGATGTGCCTACCGGTCTCTGCAGACTATCTGTTCATGGTTCAAACATCAGGGTTACACAGAGAAATCTATACCTACACACAAGGAGATTCAACAG GCACTTGTTGATGTTGAAGACAAACCAGCTGCATTTGTTGGTTCGCGGCAGTGGATTGGCTCTGTTGAGGTACAACTTGTATTGAACCAATTATTAGGAATAACTTCAAAAATACTGTTTGTCAG CCAGGGTTCTGAGCTAGCTTCTCAGGGAAGAGAACTTGCTAATCATTTCAAGACTGAAGGAACTCCAGTTATGATTG GTGGAGGCGTTCTGGCTCACACAATACTAGGAGTGGCATGGAATGAGGTTACAGGACACATTAAATTTCTGATTCTAGACCCACATTACACTGGTGCAGAAGATCTGCATGTTATCTTGGAAAAG
- the UFSP2 gene encoding ufm1-specific protease 2 isoform X4, giving the protein MSTVLTDVVILETMDILFRIRGGLDLAFQLDTTDETSAKKAVKYVFSDLSTKLSSNVLVLRICHSSVYVWPNSSMNTVPSELTDNSVCKEIIRFIQFDQEDETKRKLAKKKDKKFQDTQQIVNVDLMLEMTSPLAAVAPVIERENKRHHYVNMTLPIDVVVSVSPEEPWRNVRNLLVNAIHQQLTDMERCILKYMKGTSIVVPEQFHFMLPGKKHLVTISYPTGILDNQLETYRKVYLVHGVYSYHHYMQDRIDDNGWGCAYRSLQTICSWFKHQGYTEKSIPTHKEIQQALVDVEDKPAAFVGSRQWIGSVEVQLVLNQLLGITSKILFVSQGSELASQGRELANHFKTEGTPVMIGGGVLAHTILGVAWNEVTGHIKFLILDPHYTGAEDLHVILEKGWCGWKGPDFWSKDAYYNLCLPQRPKTI; this is encoded by the exons ATGAGTACGGTGCTGACAGACGTG GTAATTCTGGAAACTATGGACATACTCTTTAGAATAAGAGGAGGCCTAGATCTTGCATTTCAGCTGGATACTACTGATG AGACTTCAGCGAAAAAGGCAGTAAAATACGTTTTCAGTGATCTGTCGACCAAACTGTCTTCAAATGTGCTGGTTTTAAGAATTTGCCATAGTTCAGTGTATGTATGGCCTAACAGCAGTATGAACACAGTTCCATCAGAACTGACTGATAATTCTGTTTGTAAGGAGATAATACGATTTATTCA ATTTGACCAAGAAGATGAGACTAAAAGAAAACTTGCAAAAAAGAAGGATAAAAAGTTCCAAGATACG CAGCAGATAGTAAATGTAGACCTTATGTTGGAAATGACATCTCCTTTGGCAGCTGTAGCCCCAGTCATTGAAAGGGAAAACAAGAGACACCACTATGTTAACATGACCTTACCAATTGATGTTGTTGTTTCTGTTTCTCCAGAAGAGCCATGGAGGAA TGTACGAAATCTCCTGGTGAATGCAATTCATCAGCAACTAACTGATATGGAAAGATGCATTTTGAAATATATGAAGGGAACATCTATTGTGGTACCTGAACAATTTCACTTCATGCTACCAGGAAAAAAGCACCTTGTAACAATTTCGTATCCTACAGGAATTTTAGATAATCAGCTAGAGACTTACAGAAAG GTATATTTGGTACATGGTGTATATAGTTATCATCACTATATGCAGGATCGGATAGATGATAATGGCTGGGGATGTGCCTACCGGTCTCTGCAGACTATCTGTTCATGGTTCAAACATCAGGGTTACACAGAGAAATCTATACCTACACACAAGGAGATTCAACAG GCACTTGTTGATGTTGAAGACAAACCAGCTGCATTTGTTGGTTCGCGGCAGTGGATTGGCTCTGTTGAGGTACAACTTGTATTGAACCAATTATTAGGAATAACTTCAAAAATACTGTTTGTCAG CCAGGGTTCTGAGCTAGCTTCTCAGGGAAGAGAACTTGCTAATCATTTCAAGACTGAAGGAACTCCAGTTATGATTG GTGGAGGCGTTCTGGCTCACACAATACTAGGAGTGGCATGGAATGAGGTTACAGGACACATTAAATTTCTGATTCTAGACCCACATTACACTGGTGCAGAAGATCTGCATGTTATCTTGGAAAAG